Proteins from a genomic interval of Bradyrhizobium sp. CCGB01:
- a CDS encoding aminotransferase class III-fold pyridoxal phosphate-dependent enzyme → MSRLLRTGLNAGEAAPMAVVGGEGVYFHLSDGRRLIDGSNTGGGLGHRHPAMVEAIRSAADTPVVNEGWTWVGREQAADDLMTTAFKGEEDWVGAVRFCISGSEANDMALSLCQALTQRSALATRERAYHGITGLSRSMTVQPQWHGGLAVHSGGSKLPAPMAPVRILPAPDGAIYGGPANNTPPSEYLADATRLLSDTAATIIDYTQGGIYYDGAYQDEVARCARQAGSYWVADEVVTGAGRAGRWFAFQGAQSRPDIVTLGKSLGGGAAAVAAVVVSKGIVERLKGSSWQNYGTLRGHPISMAAVSAYLKVVSEEKIIEHVKSLEKLFTRRLLAIAQKHPSVQRVAGQGLHWTVELHGPDWRSWHADTTEVPIASRVAERALEAGAVIGTSGEQTSLFLAPPLVISEHEAEWLLDALDHGLDIADQEHG, encoded by the coding sequence ATGAGCAGATTGTTGCGAACCGGATTGAATGCAGGCGAGGCCGCGCCGATGGCCGTGGTCGGTGGCGAGGGCGTCTACTTCCATCTGTCGGATGGCCGCAGGCTGATCGACGGCAGCAACACCGGCGGCGGTCTCGGTCACCGTCACCCCGCGATGGTGGAGGCGATCCGCAGCGCGGCCGATACACCTGTCGTCAACGAGGGCTGGACCTGGGTCGGCCGCGAACAGGCCGCCGACGATCTGATGACCACGGCGTTCAAGGGCGAAGAAGATTGGGTCGGGGCTGTCCGTTTCTGCATCAGCGGCAGCGAGGCCAACGACATGGCACTGTCGCTCTGCCAGGCGCTGACGCAGCGATCTGCATTGGCGACGCGCGAGCGCGCCTATCACGGCATCACCGGCCTGTCGCGCAGCATGACGGTGCAGCCGCAATGGCACGGCGGTCTCGCGGTGCATTCGGGTGGCTCGAAGCTGCCGGCGCCGATGGCACCGGTGCGGATTCTGCCGGCGCCGGATGGCGCGATCTATGGCGGACCCGCGAACAACACCCCGCCCAGCGAATATCTGGCGGATGCCACGCGTCTGCTGTCGGACACCGCGGCGACGATCATCGACTACACGCAGGGCGGCATCTACTACGACGGCGCCTATCAGGATGAGGTCGCGCGCTGCGCGCGGCAGGCGGGCTCGTACTGGGTCGCGGACGAAGTCGTCACCGGCGCCGGTCGCGCTGGGCGCTGGTTCGCGTTTCAAGGCGCCCAGAGCCGCCCCGACATCGTGACGCTCGGCAAGTCGCTTGGCGGCGGTGCGGCCGCGGTCGCTGCGGTCGTCGTGTCGAAGGGCATCGTCGAGCGGCTCAAGGGCTCGAGCTGGCAGAATTACGGCACGCTGCGCGGCCATCCGATCAGCATGGCCGCCGTCAGCGCCTATCTGAAAGTCGTCAGCGAGGAGAAGATCATCGAGCACGTGAAGAGCCTGGAAAAGCTGTTCACCCGCCGCCTGCTCGCGATCGCGCAGAAGCATCCGAGCGTGCAGCGCGTGGCGGGACAGGGGCTGCACTGGACGGTGGAGCTGCACGGCCCGGATTGGCGCTCCTGGCACGCCGACACGACCGAAGTTCCCATCGCCTCGCGCGTGGCGGAGCGGGCGCTGGAGGCCGGCGCGGTGATCGGAACCAGCGGCGAGCAGACCTCGCTGTTCTTGGCGCCGCCGCTGGTGATCTCCGAGCATGAAGCCGAGTGGCTGCTCGACGCGCTCGATCATGGCCTCGACATCGCAGACCAGGAGCACGGGTGA
- a CDS encoding N-carbamoyl-D-amino-acid hydrolase: MRIVTVAAAQMGPIQKADSREAVVKRMIALMDEAKAKGADLIVYPELALTTFFPRWYSEDRAEADIWFEREMPNAATKPLFERAAQHQMAMNFGYAELTPDGHHFNTAILTDKSGKIVGKYRKVHLPGHVEYDTKRSHQHLEKRYFEPGDLGFNVWRELGGIIGMAICNDRRWPETYRVMGLQGVEMVLIGYNTPSVNAEKSEEGVEKRLFHNRLSVQAGAYQNATWVVAVAKAGNEDGHPLFGGSLIVDPNGEIVAEAKTDDDEVLVHPCDLDATAFGKTTIFDFARHRRIEHYGLITSQTGAVPPPEK; encoded by the coding sequence ATGCGTATCGTCACTGTTGCCGCCGCCCAGATGGGCCCGATCCAGAAGGCCGACAGCCGCGAGGCCGTCGTCAAGCGCATGATCGCGCTGATGGACGAGGCGAAAGCAAAAGGCGCCGACCTGATCGTCTATCCGGAGCTGGCGCTGACGACGTTCTTCCCGCGCTGGTATTCGGAAGACCGGGCCGAGGCCGACATCTGGTTCGAGCGCGAGATGCCGAATGCGGCGACGAAGCCGCTGTTCGAGCGTGCGGCGCAGCATCAGATGGCGATGAACTTTGGTTATGCCGAGCTGACGCCGGATGGTCATCACTTCAACACCGCGATCCTGACCGACAAGTCCGGCAAGATCGTCGGCAAATATCGCAAGGTCCATCTGCCGGGCCATGTCGAATACGACACCAAGCGTTCGCACCAGCATCTGGAGAAGCGCTATTTCGAGCCGGGCGATCTCGGCTTCAACGTCTGGCGCGAGCTGGGCGGCATCATCGGCATGGCCATCTGCAACGACCGGCGCTGGCCCGAGACCTATCGCGTCATGGGCCTGCAAGGCGTCGAGATGGTGCTGATCGGCTATAACACGCCATCGGTGAACGCGGAGAAGAGCGAGGAGGGCGTCGAGAAGCGCCTGTTCCACAATCGTTTGTCCGTGCAGGCCGGCGCCTATCAGAACGCGACCTGGGTGGTCGCCGTGGCCAAGGCCGGCAACGAGGATGGCCATCCGCTGTTCGGCGGCAGCCTGATCGTCGATCCCAACGGCGAGATCGTTGCGGAAGCGAAGACCGACGACGACGAGGTTCTGGTGCATCCCTGCGATCTCGATGCGACCGCCTTCGGCAAGACCACGATCTTCGATTTCGCCCGGCATCGCCGCATCGAGCATTACGGCCTGATCACCAGCCAGACCGGCGCAGTGCCGCCGCCGGAGAAGTGA
- a CDS encoding flavin reductase family protein, whose translation MADNGISLRELDPRDRYKLLCGVVVPRPIALVTTLDENGAVNAAPFSFFNVFSESPALIVLGLQHKPDHSPKDTTRNIHRDGEFVVHMVDEALSAAMNDCAVDFPSGDSEVAATGLATLPSVDVKVPRLAAAPFALECRRHVVLTFSPDRELLVGEVLRVHARDGLVDEANMYVDLDAYRPIGRMFGNLYTTQRDTFALSRESHAQWLARTKELKDA comes from the coding sequence ATGGCGGATAATGGCATATCGCTGCGTGAATTGGATCCGCGCGATCGCTACAAGCTGCTCTGCGGCGTGGTCGTGCCGCGGCCGATCGCGCTGGTGACGACGCTGGACGAGAACGGAGCGGTCAACGCCGCGCCCTTCAGCTTCTTCAATGTATTCTCGGAGAGCCCCGCGCTGATCGTGCTCGGGCTCCAGCACAAGCCGGATCACAGCCCGAAAGACACGACCCGCAACATCCATCGCGACGGCGAATTCGTGGTTCACATGGTGGACGAAGCGCTGTCTGCCGCGATGAACGATTGCGCGGTCGATTTCCCGTCCGGCGACAGCGAGGTCGCGGCCACGGGGTTGGCCACGCTTCCCTCCGTGGACGTGAAGGTGCCGCGCCTTGCCGCTGCGCCCTTTGCGCTCGAATGCCGGCGTCATGTCGTGCTGACCTTCTCGCCGGATCGCGAGCTGCTGGTCGGCGAGGTGCTCAGGGTTCATGCCCGCGACGGTCTGGTCGACGAGGCCAACATGTATGTCGATCTCGACGCCTACCGGCCGATCGGCCGCATGTTCGGCAATCTCTACACGACCCAGCGGGACACGTTTGCGCTGTCGCGCGAGAGCCATGCACAATGGCTCGCGCGCACAAAAGAGCTGAAGGACGCCTAG
- a CDS encoding aspartate/glutamate racemase family protein: protein MARPRILVINPNSNPAVTQGLEEALKPLGFEGGPELVCQSLAEGPFGIESQADVDSVAMPLRKLVEGDNSSAAFVIACYSDPGLQVCREGTDRPVFGIAECGVLTALARAETFGVIAIAQRSIPRHMRYLRQMGLTERLAGERPLNMSVAETASGEGTLAKMIEVGRALRDEDGARAIVMGCAGMARHRRPLEDALGIAVIDPTQAAVTMALGTVQFSAH from the coding sequence ATGGCCCGGCCGCGCATTCTCGTCATCAATCCGAACTCCAATCCCGCGGTCACGCAAGGGCTGGAGGAAGCGTTGAAGCCGCTCGGCTTCGAGGGCGGCCCCGAACTGGTCTGCCAGTCGCTCGCCGAGGGGCCGTTCGGCATCGAGAGCCAGGCCGATGTCGACAGCGTCGCCATGCCGCTGCGAAAACTGGTCGAAGGCGACAACAGCTCGGCCGCCTTCGTCATCGCGTGCTACAGCGATCCCGGGCTTCAGGTCTGCCGCGAAGGCACCGATCGTCCGGTGTTCGGCATCGCCGAGTGCGGCGTGCTGACGGCGCTGGCGCGGGCCGAAACCTTCGGTGTCATTGCGATCGCCCAGCGCTCGATCCCGCGCCACATGCGCTATCTCAGGCAGATGGGATTGACCGAGCGCCTCGCCGGCGAGCGCCCCCTCAACATGAGCGTTGCCGAAACCGCCTCGGGCGAAGGCACGCTGGCGAAGATGATCGAGGTCGGCCGCGCGCTGCGTGACGAGGACGGCGCCCGCGCCATCGTGATGGGCTGCGCCGGCATGGCGCGCCACCGCCGTCCGCTGGAAGACGCGCTTGGCATTGCCGTGATCGACCCGACACAGGCGGCCGTCACCATGGCGCTCGGAACGGTGCAGTTCTCGGCTCACTAG
- the hydA gene encoding dihydropyrimidinase: MTEPTYDLIIRGGRVATTTDVFEADVAISGETIAAIGKGLPPAKREIDARGKLVLPGGVDSHAHIEQLSAAGIMNADTFESATVSAAFGGTTTVIPFAAQHVGMKLPQVVEDYHGLAKKGAVIDYAFHMIIADATKETVEEHIPALVKQGHASIKIFMTYDRLKVDDEPLLDILLAARQSGAMLCAHAENHGIIAWMVKRLLARGYTMPKYHAVSHARVSEAEAFTRLIGMAALIDQPIMIFHVSTAEGAKVIRDSRGQGLKVFAETCPQYLFLTANDLDKPGSEGAKWMCSPPPRTHADQEALWQALSLGDLQTISSDHAPYRYDETGKLRAGPNPNFKQVANGLPGLELRLPLLFDAMVSKGRLGLEKFVELTSTAPAKIYNLHPRKGSIAVGADADIAIWDPNRETVIADEMMHDLAGYTPFAGRKLKGWPVSVLSRGRVIIEGNKCLASAGSGQFLARSGGEAAKPTGRLVADMDPERNFGAKLL; this comes from the coding sequence ATGACTGAACCCACCTACGACCTGATCATTCGCGGCGGCCGCGTCGCCACCACGACCGACGTGTTCGAAGCCGATGTCGCGATCTCCGGCGAGACCATCGCGGCGATTGGCAAGGGCCTTCCGCCCGCCAAGCGCGAGATCGACGCGCGCGGCAAGCTGGTGCTGCCCGGCGGTGTCGACAGCCACGCCCATATCGAGCAGCTGTCCGCGGCCGGCATCATGAATGCCGACACCTTCGAGAGCGCGACCGTCTCTGCCGCTTTCGGCGGCACCACCACCGTGATCCCGTTTGCCGCGCAGCATGTCGGCATGAAGCTGCCGCAGGTGGTGGAGGACTATCATGGCCTCGCGAAGAAGGGCGCCGTCATCGACTACGCGTTTCACATGATCATCGCGGATGCAACCAAGGAGACGGTCGAGGAACACATTCCGGCGCTGGTGAAGCAGGGCCACGCCTCGATCAAGATCTTCATGACCTATGACCGGCTCAAGGTCGACGACGAGCCGCTGCTCGACATCCTGCTCGCTGCGCGTCAGTCCGGCGCGATGTTGTGCGCCCATGCCGAAAATCACGGCATCATCGCGTGGATGGTGAAGCGTCTGCTCGCGCGCGGCTACACCATGCCAAAGTACCACGCCGTCAGCCATGCGCGCGTGTCGGAGGCGGAAGCCTTCACCCGCCTGATCGGCATGGCGGCGCTGATCGACCAGCCCATCATGATCTTCCACGTCTCGACCGCCGAAGGCGCCAAGGTGATCCGCGACTCGCGCGGGCAGGGGCTCAAAGTCTTTGCCGAGACCTGTCCGCAATATCTGTTTCTCACCGCAAACGATCTCGACAAACCCGGCTCCGAGGGCGCCAAGTGGATGTGCAGTCCGCCGCCGCGCACGCATGCGGATCAGGAAGCGCTGTGGCAGGCCCTGTCGCTCGGCGATCTCCAGACCATCTCGTCGGACCACGCGCCGTATCGCTACGACGAGACCGGCAAGCTGCGCGCCGGGCCCAATCCGAACTTCAAGCAGGTCGCCAACGGCTTGCCCGGGCTCGAACTGCGGCTGCCGCTGTTGTTCGACGCGATGGTCTCGAAGGGCCGGCTGGGTCTGGAGAAATTCGTCGAGCTGACGTCGACAGCGCCGGCAAAGATCTACAATCTGCATCCGCGCAAGGGCTCGATCGCGGTCGGTGCCGATGCCGATATCGCGATCTGGGATCCCAACCGCGAGACCGTGATCGCCGACGAGATGATGCACGACCTCGCCGGCTATACGCCCTTCGCGGGCCGCAAGCTGAAGGGCTGGCCGGTGTCGGTGCTGTCGCGCGGCCGGGTGATCATCGAGGGCAACAAGTGCCTTGCGAGCGCCGGCAGTGGCCAATTCCTGGCGCGCAGCGGTGGTGAGGCGGCAAAGCCCACCGGCCGGCTCGTCGCCGACATGGATCCGGAGCGGAATTTTGGAGCAAAGCTGCTGTGA
- a CDS encoding NAD(P)-dependent oxidoreductase, with translation MKVLIFGGTGFVGLNLAEVLLARGHDVTLYDRAELPPSARRALADHGTKLTAVQGDITDAEGIDALIAKGCDAIVLGAAITAGEDLERASTARVLEVNVMAQIPILLSAIRHGVRRVVNLSSASAYGAAGGRYPVLDEDTPCDPISFYAISKFTSERSVARHAELFGGDFLNVRLSAVFGPWERASSVRDTPSLQCQILAAFARGEPAIMPGPGMKDWTYAPDAAEAVAILLEAERPRHRLYNISCGATWSALQWGEAFAALRPGLQCRLAVPGESTVIKLHGADRAPLSVTRMADEFGWRARFGCAESAAAMSNWWMQHRESV, from the coding sequence ATGAAGGTTCTGATCTTCGGCGGCACCGGCTTCGTCGGCCTCAACCTTGCGGAGGTGCTGCTCGCGCGCGGCCATGACGTGACGCTGTATGACCGCGCAGAGTTGCCGCCATCCGCGCGCCGGGCGCTGGCCGATCATGGCACGAAGCTCACGGCGGTGCAGGGCGACATCACTGATGCGGAAGGCATCGATGCGCTCATCGCCAAGGGCTGCGATGCGATTGTGCTCGGTGCAGCCATCACAGCTGGCGAAGATCTCGAGCGTGCCTCGACCGCGCGTGTTCTCGAGGTCAACGTGATGGCGCAGATCCCGATCCTGCTCTCCGCGATCCGTCATGGCGTTCGCCGCGTCGTCAATCTCTCGTCAGCATCAGCCTACGGCGCCGCCGGGGGCCGTTATCCGGTGCTGGATGAGGATACGCCCTGCGATCCCATCTCGTTCTACGCGATCAGCAAATTCACTTCGGAGCGGTCGGTGGCGCGCCACGCCGAGCTCTTTGGCGGCGATTTCCTGAACGTGCGGTTGAGCGCCGTGTTCGGTCCGTGGGAGCGGGCCAGTTCGGTGCGCGACACGCCAAGCCTCCAGTGTCAGATCCTGGCCGCGTTCGCGCGCGGCGAGCCGGCGATCATGCCGGGGCCTGGGATGAAGGACTGGACTTACGCCCCGGACGCTGCCGAGGCTGTTGCCATCCTGCTCGAAGCCGAGCGGCCGCGCCATCGGCTCTACAACATCTCCTGCGGCGCGACGTGGTCCGCGCTGCAATGGGGCGAGGCATTTGCGGCGTTGCGTCCCGGGCTGCAGTGCCGGCTGGCGGTGCCTGGAGAAAGCACCGTCATCAAGCTGCACGGGGCGGATCGTGCGCCGCTCTCGGTCACGCGGATGGCGGACGAATTCGGCTGGCGCGCGCGGTTCGGCTGTGCCGAGTCTGCGGCGGCGATGAGCAATTGGTGGATGCAGCACCGGGAGAGCGTCTGA
- a CDS encoding SDR family oxidoreductase: protein MRLQGRTAVITGAGSGIGRASAKLFAEEGARLALVDRDAAGLQETLSLVGGATTHVGDVGDAGFAETVVGDVVARHGHLDVLMTAAGFSCGGTVLTTSPDDWDAVFRTNVGGTWLWARAAVPQMQRQKRGSIITLASQLAIAGGKSNSAYIAAKGAIVSLTRTMAVDFAADGIRVNAIAPGAIDTPMLRRSFARHANSEEVREASRYRHAMKRFGEAEEIAQAALHLASDASSFTTGTVMVVDGGWLAA from the coding sequence ATGCGGCTGCAAGGGCGTACGGCCGTCATCACCGGAGCGGGGTCGGGCATCGGCCGTGCCAGCGCGAAGCTGTTCGCGGAGGAGGGGGCACGTCTCGCCCTGGTCGATCGCGATGCCGCAGGACTTCAGGAGACGCTGAGCCTTGTGGGCGGCGCAACGACGCATGTGGGCGACGTCGGCGACGCCGGGTTCGCCGAGACTGTCGTCGGCGACGTCGTCGCGAGGCACGGGCATCTCGACGTCCTGATGACCGCGGCGGGCTTTTCCTGCGGCGGCACGGTGCTGACGACGAGCCCGGACGACTGGGACGCGGTGTTCCGTACCAATGTCGGCGGCACCTGGCTGTGGGCGCGGGCTGCGGTGCCACAGATGCAGCGGCAGAAGCGCGGCTCGATCATCACGCTGGCATCGCAGCTTGCGATTGCCGGCGGCAAGAGCAACAGCGCCTACATCGCCGCCAAGGGCGCGATCGTCAGCCTGACGCGGACCATGGCGGTGGATTTCGCGGCCGATGGCATCCGGGTCAACGCGATCGCGCCCGGCGCGATCGACACGCCGATGCTTCGTCGCAGCTTTGCCCGGCACGCCAATTCGGAAGAGGTGCGCGAAGCCTCCCGCTACCGCCATGCCATGAAGCGGTTCGGCGAGGCGGAGGAGATCGCGCAAGCCGCGCTGCATCTCGCCAGCGACGCATCCTCCTTCACGACCGGCACGGTGATGGTGGTCGACGGAGGCTGGCTCGCGGCATGA
- a CDS encoding NAD(P)-binding domain-containing protein yields the protein MSEALTELEADVRADLARIAHPGAAWLEPKIGPDGNAALDVLIVGAGQSGIAIGFGLMRSRVSNILLLDKAEEGKEGPWLTYARMPTLRSPKDYTGPDLDIPSLTYQSWHEARFGKVSWQQLGLILREHWAEYLLWLRRMIGLPVCNACELLEIAPAADGLLAARVKHAEGIETLYARKIVLATGQEGMGDWMIPDQLRDLPAGSVATVAEDIDFEMLCGKRVAVIGAGASAFDNAATALEAGAAEVHLLCRRAEIQLIQPYRWLTFRGFLRHLSDLDDAWRWRFMRKILEMREGFPQPTFDRCARHANFTLHEGAPIEAARQTVAGVELETPRGAIMADFVICGTGIDMNFADRGELRAFAGNIATWADRYQPPEDERNERLGRFPYLADDYAFTERQPGKTPWISDIHLFAIASTMSFGASGSSINAMTTAVPKLVNGLTRGLFRADVERHWASLSAYDVPQAVVTRSARTLEQSR from the coding sequence ATGAGTGAGGCCCTGACCGAGCTTGAAGCCGACGTTCGCGCTGATCTTGCCAGGATCGCGCATCCCGGCGCGGCATGGCTCGAACCGAAGATCGGGCCGGATGGCAACGCTGCGCTGGACGTCCTCATCGTCGGCGCCGGCCAGTCCGGCATCGCCATCGGCTTCGGCCTGATGCGCTCCCGCGTCAGCAACATCCTGCTGCTCGACAAGGCCGAGGAAGGGAAGGAGGGCCCCTGGCTCACCTATGCCCGCATGCCGACGCTGCGCAGCCCGAAGGACTATACGGGGCCGGATCTCGATATTCCGAGCCTGACCTACCAGTCCTGGCACGAAGCTCGTTTCGGCAAGGTAAGCTGGCAGCAGCTTGGCCTGATTCTGCGGGAACATTGGGCTGAGTATCTGCTCTGGCTGCGGCGCATGATCGGCTTACCGGTATGCAATGCCTGCGAGCTTCTGGAGATTGCCCCTGCGGCGGACGGTTTGCTCGCCGCGCGCGTGAAACACGCTGAGGGCATCGAGACGCTCTATGCGCGCAAGATCGTCCTCGCGACGGGGCAGGAGGGCATGGGCGACTGGATGATCCCTGACCAGTTGCGCGATCTGCCGGCGGGTTCAGTCGCAACCGTCGCCGAAGATATCGACTTCGAAATGCTCTGCGGCAAGCGCGTTGCCGTGATCGGCGCCGGCGCATCCGCCTTCGACAACGCGGCAACGGCCCTGGAGGCGGGCGCGGCCGAGGTGCATCTGCTGTGCCGCCGCGCGGAGATCCAGTTGATCCAGCCTTATCGCTGGCTCACCTTCCGCGGCTTCCTGCGCCATCTCAGCGATCTCGACGATGCCTGGCGCTGGCGCTTCATGCGCAAGATCCTCGAAATGCGCGAAGGATTTCCGCAACCGACTTTCGACCGTTGCGCGCGTCATGCCAATTTCACATTGCACGAGGGCGCGCCGATCGAGGCTGCGCGCCAGACGGTTGCCGGCGTTGAACTGGAGACGCCGCGCGGTGCGATCATGGCGGATTTCGTCATCTGCGGCACCGGTATCGACATGAACTTTGCTGACCGCGGCGAACTGCGGGCATTTGCCGGCAATATCGCGACCTGGGCCGACCGCTACCAGCCGCCGGAAGACGAGCGCAATGAACGGCTCGGCCGTTTCCCTTATCTCGCCGACGACTACGCCTTCACCGAGCGCCAGCCGGGCAAGACGCCGTGGATCTCCGACATCCACCTCTTCGCCATCGCCTCCACCATGAGCTTTGGTGCATCGGGATCATCGATCAACGCGATGACGACGGCGGTGCCGAAGCTGGTGAACGGCCTGACGCGCGGCCTGTTCCGCGCCGATGTCGAACGGCACTGGGCCTCGCTCAGCGCCTATGACGTGCCGCAGGCCGTGGTCACGCGGTCGGCGCGAACATTGGAGCAATCGCGATGA
- a CDS encoding ABC transporter substrate-binding protein, which yields MRFVSFRPATSVLAATALLLIATAPSQAQTRAETLRYVTGSAVNTLDPNIPGSTRESFALSMSTYDRLVAFGRKQLNGKWVFDLDTITGELAESYDVSPDGLKLTFRLRKDAKFQDGSPVTAEDVKWSLDRCVTAPILGKAQLLTGSLTSADQFKVIDPLTIEVTLPKPDKLALPNLATVYPMIINSKVAKSHAAADDPWATAWLKEHTAGSGAYVVETFKPGEQVILKRDEAWNRGSANKPAFFKRVIVQSVPEPATRANLVERGDADLVVDLQASDVQSLEAKGKLKVVSTPQYNAITYVSMNNQMPPFDNVNVRRAIAYALPYDDMFKAALFGRGAPLFGATWPDGKPLNGIYPFQQPVKLDLDKAREYLKAAGLPEGFSTTFSFNVGQSSTAEPMAALVKESLGKIGIKVDIQKLPDAQMSTQINEKKLPFYTEGIVAWLPSTDYFYRNFYTGNQRWNYSSINNPDLAAIAQEARFEPDKAKYEEAGRKLNAMHADLMPQIMLWQPNQDAVMAASVEGYTYEFHRQVDYRDVSRK from the coding sequence ATGCGTTTTGTGTCTTTCAGGCCCGCGACCTCAGTCCTCGCCGCCACCGCGCTGTTGCTCATCGCCACCGCGCCTTCGCAGGCACAAACCAGGGCGGAGACGTTGCGCTACGTCACGGGCTCGGCGGTCAATACGCTCGATCCCAACATCCCCGGTTCGACGCGCGAATCCTTCGCGCTGAGCATGAGCACGTACGATCGGCTGGTGGCGTTCGGCCGCAAGCAGCTCAACGGCAAATGGGTGTTCGATCTCGACACGATCACGGGCGAGCTCGCCGAATCCTACGACGTCAGCCCCGATGGCCTGAAGCTCACCTTCCGCCTGCGCAAGGACGCAAAATTCCAGGACGGCTCGCCGGTCACGGCGGAAGACGTCAAATGGTCGCTCGATCGCTGCGTGACCGCGCCGATCCTCGGCAAGGCGCAGCTGCTCACGGGCTCCCTGACCTCGGCCGACCAGTTCAAGGTGATCGATCCTCTCACCATCGAAGTGACGCTGCCCAAGCCCGACAAGCTCGCGCTGCCTAATCTTGCCACCGTCTATCCCATGATCATCAACTCGAAGGTCGCCAAATCCCATGCGGCGGCGGATGATCCCTGGGCCACCGCATGGCTGAAGGAGCACACCGCCGGCAGCGGCGCCTATGTGGTCGAAACCTTCAAGCCGGGCGAGCAGGTCATCCTCAAGCGCGACGAGGCCTGGAATCGCGGCTCAGCCAACAAGCCGGCGTTCTTCAAGCGCGTGATCGTGCAGTCCGTGCCGGAGCCGGCGACCCGTGCCAATCTGGTCGAGCGCGGCGACGCCGACCTCGTGGTCGACCTCCAGGCCAGCGACGTGCAGTCGCTCGAGGCCAAGGGCAAGCTCAAGGTGGTCTCGACGCCGCAATACAATGCGATCACCTATGTCTCGATGAACAACCAGATGCCGCCGTTCGACAACGTCAATGTGCGCCGCGCCATCGCTTACGCGCTACCCTATGACGACATGTTCAAGGCCGCTCTGTTCGGCCGCGGTGCGCCGCTGTTCGGTGCGACCTGGCCGGACGGCAAGCCGCTGAACGGCATCTATCCGTTCCAGCAGCCGGTGAAGCTCGACCTCGACAAGGCGAGGGAATATCTCAAGGCCGCCGGGCTTCCCGAGGGCTTCTCGACCACCTTCAGCTTCAACGTCGGCCAGTCCTCGACGGCGGAGCCGATGGCGGCGCTGGTCAAGGAGTCTCTCGGCAAGATCGGGATCAAGGTCGACATCCAGAAGCTGCCGGATGCGCAGATGTCGACGCAGATCAACGAGAAGAAGCTGCCCTTTTACACCGAAGGCATCGTCGCCTGGCTGCCCTCGACCGACTACTTCTACCGCAACTTCTACACCGGCAATCAGCGCTGGAACTACAGCTCGATCAACAATCCCGATCTGGCTGCGATCGCGCAGGAAGCTCGCTTCGAGCCGGATAAGGCCAAGTACGAGGAGGCCGGCCGCAAGCTCAACGCGATGCACGCCGATCTGATGCCGCAGATCATGCTGTGGCAGCCGAACCAGGATGCGGTAATGGCGGCGTCGGTCGAGGGCTACACCTACGAGTTCCACCGCCAGGTCGACTATCGCGACGTCAGCCGCAAGTGA